Within the Vicinamibacterales bacterium genome, the region CGCGGCGCCGTGCCGGGGAGCGCTCGAACGCCTGGGCGGCGGCGCGATGATCCGCCAGGCCGGCAAAGAGCTTCGCACCGCCAGCGACGAGACCTATGAAGGGCTGAAGCGGCTCGCGCACGCGATCGGACCGGCCGTGATCGCACCACTGGCCGAGGCGCTGTCGGCCGAACAGGACGCGCGCGCGCGCCGCCGCCTGCGCGACATCCTGGTCGGCTTCGGCGCGGCGGGCCGCGACTCGGTGCAGCAGCTGATGCACGCGGCGAACTGGGAAGTGCGGCGGACGGCGGCGTTCCTGCTGCGCGAGTTCGGCGGCGCCGAGGGGCTGCGCGAGCTGGTGCCGCTGCTCACCGACACCGAACCGCTGGTGCAGCGAGAAGCCGTCCAGGCGCTCGTCTTCAACGGCAGCGAAGCGGCGTCGCAGATCCTGCTGCAGGCGCTGACCACCAGCACCGGCCGTCCGCGCGACACGCTGATCGCCGAGCTGCAGTCGACGCGCGACGAACGCGCGGCGCCGCTCTTCTCATATCTGGTGCGGCACCTCAACCGGAAGCAGTTCCCGGCCCTCTACGCCGGCGCGGTGGAGGCGCTCGGCTCGCACGGCGGCGCCGACGCCGTCGACGCGCTGAAGCACGCGATGCACCAGGGGACCTGGACCGCGCCGCTGCGCACGCGCCGTACGCGCGCGGCGGCCGCGCAGGCGCTGCGGCGGATCGGCACGCCGGCCGCCGTCGAGGCGCTGCGCGATGCAAGCGCCAGCGGCCCGTTCGGCACCCGCGCCGCGGCCAGGGCTGAACTCAAACGGATCACCTGACTTCATGAGCGAACCGGTCTCGCGGCTCACCCTCTACGATGACCTGCTTCGGCGGATCGCAGCCGGCGTCCGCGCCGCGCAGCTCTACGCCGCCGATCACCCGCTGGTCGCCCGCAACATGAGCGCGCTGGTCGCCACGCTTGCCACCCTGCACCAGCAGCAGCCCTCGATCGCGATCGGCATCGTCGGCACCGAGCTCGTCGTCGCCGACACGCCGCTGCCCAAGGTGAGCGCGACGATGAGCGAGCTGATCCGCAAGCTGAAGGACCACAAGGTCGAGCGGATCGCCTTCGAGCGCGGAGTCACCGAGGACGAGCTCGCCACGGTCATGCGGAACCTTTCCCGCCTCGGCGCACGAGGGGACGCCGAGAAGGACCTGTCGACCCCGCACGTCCGCATCGGCCGGTTGAAGAGCGAGGACGACTCGGACAAGGACGGCATCGCCAGCGATATCGCGGCGATCCGCCAGATGTATTCCAACGCCGTCGCCGCGGCGGAGATCGCCTGGCGGAGCGCCGAATCCGAGGGGGTTCCGGACGCGCCGGCGGCGCTCGAGACGGTCGAAGGCCTCGCCGACGCGGTGACGCAGAACCGCAATGCGCTGATGGCGCTGACCGCGATGCGCAACTACGACAACTACACGTTCACCCACATGGTGAACGTGTCGATCCTGACGATGGCGCAGGCGCGCGCCGTCGGGATCGACGGCAAGCTGCTGCGCGAGTTCGGCATGTCGGCGCTCATGCACGACATCGGCAAGGTGCGTACGCCGAAGGAGATTCTGAACAAGCCGGACAAGCTGACCGACGAGGAATTCGTGATCATGCGTCGGCACGTCGTCGACGGCGCGGAGATCCTGCGGGGAACGCCCGAGATGCCGATCCTGGCGCCGGTCGTGGCCTTCGAGCACCACCTGCGCCTCGACGGCAGCGGCTATCCGTTCAGCGTGAAGCGGGGGCAGCTGAACCTGGCGTCGATGCTGTGCGCGATCGCCGACGTCTACGACGCGATGCGCTCGCAGCGCACCTATCAACAGGCGTATCCGACCGATCGCATCCTGGCGGTCCTCAAGAAGAACGAAGGGGCTCAGATGGATCAGAACCTGGTGCGGCGGTTCGTCCAGCTGCTC harbors:
- a CDS encoding HD-GYP domain-containing protein, producing MSEPVSRLTLYDDLLRRIAAGVRAAQLYAADHPLVARNMSALVATLATLHQQQPSIAIGIVGTELVVADTPLPKVSATMSELIRKLKDHKVERIAFERGVTEDELATVMRNLSRLGARGDAEKDLSTPHVRIGRLKSEDDSDKDGIASDIAAIRQMYSNAVAAAEIAWRSAESEGVPDAPAALETVEGLADAVTQNRNALMALTAMRNYDNYTFTHMVNVSILTMAQARAVGIDGKLLREFGMSALMHDIGKVRTPKEILNKPDKLTDEEFVIMRRHVVDGAEILRGTPEMPILAPVVAFEHHLRLDGSGYPFSVKRGQLNLASMLCAIADVYDAMRSQRTYQQAYPTDRILAVLKKNEGAQMDQNLVRRFVQLLGIYPPGNLVKLSSGEVAVVLHVHAPDPHRPRVRVLFAADGTRLDLPFERNLWEPQPDRQGEQLLENVVSPVDPDEYSLDPLSFLETA